A window from Bufo bufo chromosome 1, aBufBuf1.1, whole genome shotgun sequence encodes these proteins:
- the LOC120994749 gene encoding transcription factor HES-3-like: MVTHPESREPGSLRKVSKPLMEKKRRARINVSLEQLKTLLEKNYSQNIRKRKLEKADILELTVKYLKTLQNSIQAGSPVFSSEYQAGFRNCLSSVSQFLLKSEECGGHMGQLSLVKDQPLVLQMTCFSTKDSNHISNSASPTRFISHQKTPANVAYTRSNGNEKKSKESSNLCIVKMNSQLVLNPVSASCECFL; the protein is encoded by the exons ATGGTGACCCATCCCGAGTCCAGGGAGCCCGGCAGCCTCAGGAAg GTCTCCAAACCATTGATGGAGAAAAAGAGAAGAGCCAGGATCAATGTGTCCCTGGAACAGCTCAAAACCCTTCTGGAAAAGAATTACTCCCAGAAT ATTAGAAAACGCAAGTTAGAAAAAGCAGACATTCTAGAACTTACTGTGAAATACCTGAAAACCCTGCAGAACTCTATACAAG CAGGTTCTCCAGTCTTCAGTTCAGAATATCAAGCTGGATTCAGAAACTGTCTGAGCAGTGTGAGCCAGTTCCTGCTAAAGTCTGAGGAGTGTGGTGGACACATGGGACAACTCTCCCTGGTCAAGGACCAGCCCCTGGTCTTGCAGATGACTTGTttcagcaccaaggacagcaACCACATTTCCAACTCTGCCTCCCCTACTAGATTCATCTCCCACCAGAAGACCCCTGCAAATGTGGCATACACAAG AAgcaatggcaatgaaaagaaaagtAAAGAGTCTTCCAACTTGTGCATTGTTAAGATGAATTCTCAGCTGGTCCTGAACCCTGTGAGTGCCTCTTGTGAGTGTTTCCTGTGA